Proteins from a single region of Saccharospirillaceae bacterium:
- a CDS encoding diguanylate cyclase: MEKAQFHSLVVIQVKVIYCLLAAAGLSVIAVLDLSEGKKVFAAVAAGFSLMLVLYSGYLLLRRKKRSSPYPEWMLVGLLSIFTLFGMNQSAQVVHWVYFVPIYTYFLFPFRVASYITLVYSVALVLLVLNHYDSYMRLQLLFTYAACYTFSVMYALVNERNNQGLTEIVNTDPLTQVYNQHQLGLDLNKEMTRADRQRSQLVLLAVATPTAWHQLKVEDYDQRLSYLGKKLRKSLRNYDACYRLNTDDFAILMPHSELAEADALKQQIHEAMQSSRYPELRQLAMHAEGYRPDDDSDSLTDRVMEALHVA, encoded by the coding sequence ATGGAAAAAGCACAGTTCCACAGTTTGGTGGTTATTCAGGTAAAAGTAATCTACTGCCTGCTGGCGGCCGCCGGACTGAGTGTGATTGCCGTACTCGATTTATCAGAAGGTAAGAAAGTGTTCGCTGCTGTGGCAGCCGGGTTTTCCCTGATGCTGGTGTTGTACTCTGGATACTTACTGTTGCGTCGTAAAAAACGCTCCTCGCCTTATCCGGAATGGATGCTGGTTGGTTTGTTATCCATTTTTACTCTGTTTGGGATGAATCAGAGTGCGCAAGTGGTGCACTGGGTGTATTTTGTCCCGATCTACACCTACTTTCTGTTTCCTTTTCGGGTTGCCAGCTATATCACCCTGGTCTACAGCGTTGCGCTGGTGCTGTTGGTACTGAATCACTATGACAGCTACATGCGACTGCAACTGCTGTTTACTTACGCGGCCTGCTATACGTTTTCTGTGATGTACGCTCTGGTTAATGAACGCAATAACCAGGGACTGACGGAAATCGTAAATACCGACCCGTTAACTCAGGTATATAACCAGCATCAACTGGGCCTGGACCTGAATAAAGAGATGACCCGCGCAGACCGTCAACGCAGTCAGCTGGTGTTATTGGCGGTGGCGACGCCGACTGCCTGGCATCAGCTTAAAGTTGAAGATTATGATCAGCGCCTCAGTTATCTGGGCAAAAAATTACGCAAGAGCCTGCGTAATTACGATGCCTGCTATCGGTTAAATACGGATGACTTCGCCATACTGATGCCTCACAGTGAACTGGCAGAAGCTGATGCTTTGAAACAACAGATTCATGAGGCTATGCAAAGCAGTCGCTATCCGGAACTGCGGCAGCTGGCGATGCACGCCGAGGGTTATCGACCCGATGACGACAGTGACAGTCTTACCGATCGGGTCATGGAGGCGCTCCATGTTGCATGA
- a CDS encoding class I SAM-dependent methyltransferase: MTSAIDSSSAASTDTSRISISAHYTGYVWYKHGLSAPGFATGMGRIANAALTPVNAFLRLVAGADIDIFLLQRHSVIDHQVETLIQEQGVEQILELASGLSPRGYRLKQKYPQLNYIEGDLPGMAERKKTLLNNIGSQPNHRVLPCNILEKSGEQSIKALLSQLDPNKKTVIVTEGLVNYFDLATIKTVWSQMAEGLKQFPKGYYVTDLYPDFVHHPSYKYVQLAQKLVGFFTRGQWPLHYRSDDAIKAGFQQDGFQQVTVHDPAEFYGKLNLPEVKTQTLVRIICTSI; this comes from the coding sequence ATGACGTCCGCGATTGATTCCAGCAGTGCAGCCAGCACAGATACCTCACGCATCAGTATTTCAGCGCATTACACCGGCTACGTCTGGTACAAACATGGCTTATCGGCGCCGGGCTTTGCCACCGGAATGGGGCGGATTGCCAATGCCGCACTAACCCCTGTCAATGCGTTTCTGCGCCTGGTTGCAGGTGCCGATATCGATATATTTCTGCTGCAACGCCACTCCGTCATTGATCATCAGGTGGAAACACTGATCCAGGAACAAGGAGTCGAGCAGATATTGGAGCTGGCCTCTGGATTATCACCACGCGGCTACCGTCTGAAACAGAAATACCCTCAGCTGAACTACATTGAAGGCGATTTACCGGGTATGGCAGAACGGAAAAAAACGTTACTGAACAACATTGGCAGCCAGCCAAACCATCGGGTATTGCCGTGCAATATTCTGGAAAAAAGTGGCGAGCAATCGATTAAAGCCTTGCTATCACAACTCGATCCAAACAAAAAAACTGTCATCGTCACCGAAGGCCTGGTCAACTATTTTGATCTGGCAACCATTAAGACGGTCTGGTCTCAAATGGCTGAAGGTCTGAAGCAATTTCCGAAAGGTTATTATGTGACCGATTTGTACCCGGATTTTGTTCACCACCCATCGTATAAATACGTTCAGTTGGCGCAAAAACTGGTGGGCTTTTTCACCCGCGGGCAGTGGCCACTGCATTACCGCAGCGACGATGCCATCAAAGCCGGTTTTCAACAGGATGGTTTTCAGCAAGTGACGGTTCATGATCCGGCCGAGTTCTACGGCAAACTGAATCTGCCGGAAGTGAAAACCCAGACATTGGTTCGCATCATCTGCACCAGCATCTGA
- the mltB gene encoding lytic murein transglycosylase B — protein MRFKGLIAGTAAMIGATLALGTPALAAYDQHPRFEQFAAELEKEYEIPPAEAKAWLSQAEKLNSVLEAIARPAEKSKEWYDYRKIFLTPKRIEGGKAFMAEHVELLAAAEKKYGVRKEVIAAIIGVETFYGKRQGRYRVLDSLATLAFDYPKRPLFWRELKAFFSLAEKEQLDPATIKGSYAGAMGYGQFIPTSYLSYAVDGDLDGKRDLWASPADAIASVANYFKRHGWRDGEPVVQRVRVSGNRYQDVVNDSRKPKWTTAELKALGVTPTEPIDDDKPAALIRLQGNKGAEFWLGEYNFYVITRYNHSRMYAMAVHQLSEELAK, from the coding sequence ATGCGTTTCAAAGGCCTGATTGCTGGCACTGCTGCAATGATCGGCGCAACTCTGGCTCTGGGCACACCGGCTCTGGCAGCTTATGATCAGCATCCCCGTTTTGAACAGTTCGCAGCAGAGCTGGAAAAAGAATACGAAATCCCCCCTGCTGAAGCGAAAGCCTGGTTATCTCAGGCTGAAAAACTCAATTCAGTTCTCGAAGCCATCGCCCGACCTGCCGAGAAAAGCAAAGAGTGGTACGACTACCGTAAAATTTTTCTGACCCCAAAACGCATTGAAGGCGGTAAAGCTTTTATGGCCGAACATGTGGAGTTGTTGGCGGCTGCAGAGAAAAAATACGGTGTGCGCAAAGAAGTGATCGCCGCCATCATTGGTGTCGAAACTTTTTACGGCAAACGTCAGGGCCGCTACCGGGTATTGGACTCTCTTGCCACACTGGCATTTGATTATCCGAAACGTCCGTTATTCTGGCGTGAATTAAAAGCCTTTTTCTCTCTGGCAGAGAAAGAGCAACTGGACCCTGCAACCATAAAGGGCTCGTATGCCGGCGCAATGGGGTACGGTCAGTTTATTCCCACCAGCTACCTGAGCTACGCTGTGGATGGTGATCTCGATGGCAAACGGGATTTATGGGCAAGCCCGGCAGATGCCATTGCCAGTGTCGCAAATTATTTCAAACGCCATGGCTGGCGCGATGGTGAACCGGTTGTACAACGGGTTCGTGTGTCTGGCAATCGATATCAGGATGTGGTCAACGACAGCCGTAAACCAAAGTGGACAACTGCCGAGCTGAAAGCACTGGGGGTTACGCCGACTGAACCCATTGATGACGACAAACCCGCGGCCCTGATTCGGTTACAAGGTAACAAGGGCGCGGAATTCTGGCTCGGAGAATATAACTTTTACGTCATCACCCGCTATAACCACAGTCGTATGTATGCCATGGCCGTTCATCAGCTGAGTGAAGAACTGGCGAAGTAA
- a CDS encoding glutamate-5-semialdehyde dehydrogenase: protein MDVTEYMKTLGANARKASRAIARASSQEKNTALLAIADAISEQRDQLKIANQRDMKRGEDNGLDAALLDRLQLTDATIDTMIEGLQQVAALPDPVGEITDLKYRPSGIQIGKMRVPLGVIGIIYESRPNVTIEAASLCLKSGNAAILRGGSEAIEANQALSECIAKGLAEAGLPAETVQVVETTDRAAVGELITMPEYVDVIVPRGGKGLIKRISRDAKVTVIKHLDGICHVYIDQFADKTKAVNIAINAKTHRYGTCNTMETLLVHKAMAASVLPELAEAYGEIGVELRGCDATREILADAIPATEDDWHTEYLAPILSIKLVDDMDQAIEHINHYGSHHTDSIISENYTLARRFLTEVDSSSVMINASTRFADGFEYGLGAEIGISTDKIHARGPVGLEGLTSQKYVVLGNGEIRQ from the coding sequence ATGGACGTTACCGAATATATGAAAACCCTGGGTGCCAATGCGCGCAAAGCTTCACGTGCGATTGCCCGTGCTTCCAGCCAGGAGAAAAATACCGCATTACTGGCCATTGCTGATGCCATCAGTGAACAACGCGACCAGCTGAAAATCGCCAACCAGCGCGATATGAAACGTGGCGAAGACAATGGTTTGGATGCTGCTCTACTCGATCGCCTGCAACTGACCGATGCCACAATAGACACCATGATCGAGGGGCTGCAGCAGGTGGCTGCGCTGCCTGATCCTGTGGGTGAAATCACCGACCTGAAATACCGCCCCAGCGGTATTCAGATCGGTAAAATGCGCGTCCCTCTGGGTGTTATCGGTATTATCTACGAGAGCCGCCCTAACGTAACCATCGAAGCGGCAAGCCTGTGTCTGAAATCCGGTAACGCAGCCATCCTCCGTGGTGGCTCAGAAGCCATTGAAGCCAACCAGGCGCTATCCGAATGCATCGCCAAAGGTCTGGCTGAAGCTGGCTTACCAGCTGAAACAGTTCAGGTTGTTGAAACCACAGATCGTGCGGCCGTGGGTGAGCTGATTACCATGCCAGAATACGTTGATGTGATTGTCCCACGTGGCGGCAAAGGCCTGATCAAACGTATCAGTCGTGACGCCAAAGTTACGGTTATCAAGCATTTAGACGGCATTTGTCACGTCTACATCGACCAGTTCGCCGATAAAACCAAAGCCGTGAACATTGCGATTAATGCCAAAACGCATCGCTACGGCACCTGTAACACCATGGAAACGCTGCTGGTACACAAAGCCATGGCCGCCAGCGTCTTGCCAGAATTGGCTGAAGCTTATGGTGAGATTGGTGTAGAACTGCGTGGTTGTGATGCCACCCGCGAAATCCTTGCCGATGCCATTCCGGCAACCGAAGACGACTGGCACACCGAGTACCTGGCGCCAATTCTGTCGATCAAACTGGTCGACGATATGGACCAGGCGATTGAACACATCAATCACTACGGCTCCCATCACACCGACAGCATCATCAGTGAAAACTACACACTGGCGCGTCGCTTCCTGACTGAAGTCGACTCCAGCTCGGTGATGATTAACGCATCAACCCGCTTTGCTGATGGCTTTGAATACGGCCTGGGTGCCGAGATTGGTATTTCCACCGACAAGATCCACGCCCGTGGCCCGGTAGGTCTGGAAGGTCTGACATCACAGAAATACGTGGTGCTGGGCAATGGCGAAATCCGTCAATAA
- the mrdA gene encoding penicillin-binding protein 2, which produces MWEHSFRDKSAEKLLFRSRAIVLAIIIFLMLCILGWRMMHLQIDLHEKYRDLSENNRIQLKPIAPNRGLIYDRNGVLLAENVPSYSLTLVPERVNDMEQTISYLDKLIGISGRNKEQFEKRRKYRRRPFEPIVLRHKLSEEEIAKVMVNRTYLPGVDVEAQLVRHYPQGKSFAHVLGYVARINQKEQNRLDEDLDKKRQYSATRFIGKLGIEKQYEADLHGQVGYQKVETNARGRILRVIEQTDPIPGDDITLHLDTRLQQLAEQQLQGRRGALVAIEVASGGILSIYSNPSYDPNLFVTGISHKDYSALRDNPDLPLFDRTRRGQYPPASTLKPFLGLAMIDAGTTSWNEEIDDQGWYQLPNDDRIYRDWKRTGHGMVDMEAAIVESCDTYFYDVAVRTGVDLISPFLGQFGFGRNMTLDVNNALRGLLPSRDWKRRKAKTHWYAGDTVNLGIGQGYMLTTPIQLATATAVLANRGKWVTPRLIYAHNDELDIIPDPDIDNVTLKDPADWDKMFSAMKKVITGTHGTARRLQKNLRYPIAGKTGTAQVVGIKQDEEYDSEALKERLRDHALFIAFAPIDNPAIAVAVVVENGESAGKTAGPIAQTIINEYLGGAEG; this is translated from the coding sequence ATGTGGGAGCACTCGTTCAGGGATAAATCAGCGGAAAAACTGCTGTTTCGTTCCCGGGCGATTGTGCTGGCGATCATCATATTTCTGATGTTATGCATCCTCGGCTGGCGCATGATGCACCTGCAGATCGATTTGCACGAAAAATATCGCGACCTGTCAGAAAACAATCGGATTCAACTCAAACCCATTGCACCCAACCGGGGACTCATCTATGACCGCAATGGGGTGCTGTTGGCGGAGAATGTGCCGTCTTACAGCCTGACGCTGGTTCCCGAACGAGTTAACGACATGGAGCAGACCATCAGCTACCTGGATAAGCTGATTGGTATCTCAGGGCGCAATAAGGAACAGTTTGAAAAACGCCGTAAATATCGCCGTCGGCCTTTTGAACCCATCGTTTTGCGACACAAGCTCAGTGAAGAAGAAATTGCCAAAGTGATGGTTAATCGCACCTACCTGCCCGGTGTCGATGTTGAGGCACAGCTTGTCAGGCATTACCCACAGGGCAAATCTTTTGCTCATGTACTGGGATACGTCGCCCGTATTAACCAGAAAGAACAGAATCGACTGGACGAAGACCTGGATAAAAAACGTCAGTACAGTGCTACGCGCTTTATCGGTAAATTAGGGATCGAAAAACAATACGAGGCCGATTTGCATGGCCAGGTGGGTTATCAGAAAGTCGAGACCAATGCCCGAGGCCGAATTTTACGGGTAATTGAACAAACCGATCCGATTCCCGGTGACGACATTACCCTGCATTTGGATACACGGCTTCAGCAACTGGCGGAGCAACAACTGCAAGGTCGTCGTGGTGCATTAGTCGCGATTGAAGTCGCCAGTGGCGGTATTCTCAGTATCTACAGCAACCCCAGCTATGACCCTAATTTATTTGTTACCGGCATTTCCCATAAGGATTATTCCGCATTAAGAGATAATCCGGACTTACCGCTATTCGATCGTACCCGTCGAGGACAGTATCCACCCGCATCCACCCTGAAACCCTTTCTGGGTTTGGCCATGATTGATGCTGGCACCACCAGTTGGAACGAAGAAATCGACGATCAGGGCTGGTATCAGCTACCCAATGACGACCGGATTTATCGCGACTGGAAACGAACCGGTCATGGCATGGTGGACATGGAAGCTGCCATTGTTGAATCCTGCGACACCTATTTTTATGACGTCGCCGTGCGTACCGGCGTTGATTTAATTTCGCCGTTTTTGGGGCAATTCGGCTTTGGCCGTAATATGACGCTGGATGTAAATAATGCCTTACGGGGACTGCTCCCCAGTCGCGACTGGAAACGGCGCAAAGCCAAAACCCACTGGTATGCTGGCGATACCGTCAACCTCGGGATTGGCCAGGGGTATATGCTGACCACTCCCATCCAGCTGGCGACCGCCACCGCGGTATTAGCCAATCGCGGTAAATGGGTAACGCCGCGCCTGATCTACGCGCACAATGACGAACTGGATATTATTCCCGATCCCGATATTGATAACGTAACACTGAAAGATCCGGCTGACTGGGACAAAATGTTCTCCGCTATGAAGAAAGTGATCACCGGAACCCATGGTACCGCCCGACGACTGCAGAAAAACCTTCGCTACCCGATTGCCGGTAAAACCGGTACCGCTCAGGTCGTTGGTATTAAACAGGATGAAGAGTACGACTCAGAAGCGCTGAAAGAACGCCTGCGGGATCACGCATTGTTTATTGCATTTGCCCCGATTGATAACCCGGCAATTGCCGTTGCTGTCGTGGTCGAAAACGGTGAGTCTGCGGGTAAAACGGCCGGCCCCATCGCCCAGACCATTATTAATGAATATCTAGGAGGCGCGGAAGGGTAA
- the rsfS gene encoding ribosome silencing factor codes for MQTEQIKSLVVDALDDMKAQNITELDVRGRTSVTDWMIIATGTSNRHVTAVAGNVEEKAKHAGLRPNGTEGRAAADWVLIDLGDVVVHVMTDQSRHFYDLERLWGEPEDSED; via the coding sequence ATGCAAACTGAGCAAATTAAATCTCTGGTGGTTGACGCGCTGGACGACATGAAAGCGCAAAACATCACTGAACTGGATGTCCGTGGCCGTACTTCGGTTACCGACTGGATGATCATCGCCACCGGTACCTCTAACCGCCATGTCACAGCCGTTGCTGGCAACGTGGAGGAAAAAGCCAAACATGCAGGTTTGCGACCGAATGGCACTGAGGGCCGTGCAGCCGCCGACTGGGTACTCATCGATCTGGGTGATGTTGTGGTTCACGTAATGACCGATCAATCGCGCCACTTTTACGATCTGGAGCGCCTCTGGGGTGAGCCAGAAGACAGCGAAGACTGA
- a CDS encoding GGDEF domain-containing protein produces the protein MLHDLSQEQLQPRLQIVVYTLAAVAVSILMYDQYRQGLYPLVLSNAIAIPAFLFSAIFVFINRNREIFTWVNYPLILLLVTLALYQLRHYPQLMIHYLYAVPLFSYFCLPIMQATFFNFLVAIAVIAIVWSDSGTAYGLRTGTNYLLLLGSAWCFAYLTLLKSESLKRLALTDAESGAYNSRHFSHTLEREIARSESTRQSVSLIGLVIEDYKQLMDIHGNRAVQQLLPAFVRRAQDQIRAADEVFRLDEDKFVLVLPHCPEDGAIVLMERVKRNLQQHVWKPVAEMTLETAAVTWLPGEDSKDVEKRLEMKLKKQKLASLQLAAFADG, from the coding sequence ATGTTGCATGATCTTTCACAGGAACAATTACAACCACGGTTACAAATTGTGGTGTATACCCTGGCCGCGGTTGCCGTCAGCATTCTGATGTATGACCAGTATCGCCAGGGGCTTTACCCTTTGGTTCTGAGTAATGCGATTGCCATTCCAGCATTTTTATTCAGCGCCATTTTTGTTTTTATTAACCGCAATCGCGAAATTTTCACCTGGGTGAATTACCCGCTGATTTTGTTATTAGTGACGCTGGCGCTTTACCAGTTGCGCCACTATCCGCAACTGATGATTCACTATTTATACGCGGTGCCACTGTTCAGTTATTTTTGTTTGCCGATCATGCAGGCAACGTTTTTCAATTTTCTGGTGGCGATCGCTGTGATTGCCATTGTCTGGTCTGATTCGGGCACTGCTTATGGTTTGCGCACCGGGACCAACTATCTGCTGTTGCTCGGTTCTGCCTGGTGTTTTGCCTATCTGACGTTACTGAAATCAGAGTCATTGAAGCGACTGGCACTGACCGATGCTGAAAGTGGTGCGTATAACAGTCGCCACTTTTCGCATACGCTGGAGAGGGAAATTGCCCGCAGCGAAAGTACCCGCCAGTCAGTTTCTCTGATTGGTTTGGTGATTGAAGATTACAAACAGCTGATGGATATTCACGGTAATCGTGCTGTTCAGCAATTGCTGCCTGCCTTTGTGCGCCGTGCGCAGGATCAGATTCGTGCTGCAGACGAGGTATTTCGACTGGATGAGGATAAGTTTGTATTGGTATTGCCTCACTGTCCTGAAGACGGAGCGATCGTACTGATGGAGCGGGTGAAACGTAATCTGCAGCAGCATGTATGGAAGCCAGTAGCGGAGATGACATTAGAAACCGCAGCGGTTACCTGGCTACCGGGAGAAGACAGCAAAGATGTGGAAAAACGTCTGGAAATGAAACTGAAGAAACAGAAACTCGCCAGTCTGCAATTGGCCGCCTTTGCCGACGGCTGA
- the rodA gene encoding rod shape-determining protein RodA — MAGTDFSRTMSEASSEHGFNRSRAWFARIHVDLILLLLLLGLTSAGLLLLYSASGQDWGMVKRQAIHYAIGFTGLFIAAQIPPRVYQRLAPWGYSAGLIALVAVLVAGVGAKGAQRWLDLPGLPRFQPSELVKLALPLAVAWYMSKRPVPPRLFDLVKAMMIIAIPTVMILKQPDLGTSILVSTSGLLVLFFAGMPWWLIFSMGGIVAACAPLMWFFVMREYQKQRVLTFLNPESDPLGSGWNIIQSKTAIGSGGIEGKGFMQGTQSQLEFLPESHTDFIIAVLAEELGLIGVLALLTLYFLIIMRCLYLSARCETLFGRLLSGSLAVTFFIYVFVNIGMVSGILPVVGVPLPLVSYGGTSVVSLLAAFGILMSMNTHSKK; from the coding sequence ATGGCCGGTACTGATTTTTCCCGCACCATGTCCGAAGCCAGCTCAGAGCATGGCTTTAATCGCAGCCGTGCCTGGTTCGCTCGTATCCACGTAGACCTGATTTTACTGCTGTTGTTGCTGGGCCTCACCAGCGCTGGTTTGTTGCTGCTTTACAGTGCCAGCGGTCAGGACTGGGGCATGGTGAAACGCCAGGCCATTCACTACGCCATTGGTTTTACCGGCTTATTTATTGCAGCTCAGATTCCGCCTCGTGTTTATCAGCGACTGGCGCCCTGGGGATATAGTGCCGGTCTGATTGCGCTTGTTGCTGTGCTGGTTGCCGGTGTTGGGGCAAAGGGTGCGCAACGCTGGCTCGATTTACCGGGCCTGCCGCGCTTCCAGCCTTCCGAGTTGGTAAAGTTAGCACTGCCGTTAGCAGTCGCATGGTATATGTCAAAACGCCCGGTGCCGCCAAGGTTATTTGATCTGGTAAAAGCGATGATGATTATCGCCATCCCAACCGTGATGATTCTGAAACAGCCTGATCTCGGCACCTCCATCCTGGTCAGCACCTCTGGGCTATTGGTGCTGTTTTTTGCTGGTATGCCCTGGTGGCTGATTTTCTCTATGGGTGGCATAGTCGCGGCCTGTGCACCCTTGATGTGGTTTTTCGTGATGCGCGAGTATCAGAAGCAAAGGGTACTTACCTTCCTCAACCCGGAAAGTGATCCGCTTGGTTCCGGCTGGAATATCATCCAATCGAAAACTGCGATTGGCTCCGGCGGCATAGAGGGCAAAGGGTTTATGCAGGGCACTCAGTCGCAGTTGGAATTCCTGCCAGAGAGTCATACCGACTTTATCATTGCGGTACTCGCAGAAGAATTAGGATTAATCGGCGTACTGGCGCTGTTAACACTATACTTCCTGATTATTATGCGCTGCTTATATTTATCCGCTCGTTGTGAGACTCTTTTCGGACGTTTATTGTCTGGCAGTTTAGCGGTTACCTTTTTTATCTACGTGTTCGTAAATATTGGTATGGTCAGTGGCATCTTACCCGTGGTCGGCGTACCCTTACCATTAGTGAGTTATGGTGGTACTTCGGTTGTGAGTTTGTTAGCTGCTTTTGGCATTCTGATGTCGATGAATACTCACAGTAAAAAGTAG
- the nadD gene encoding nicotinate-nucleotide adenylyltransferase: MAKSVNNRAMSQPQNRWALLGGTFDPIHIGHLRIAAQLRDLGFSKVLLIPNRIPPHRPQPQASGEQRLQMVSLGCESLTGVEPCAIELQRDDLSYSAVTVSALKQQHPEVQFTWVIGDDAWQGFEFWHQPLELLQLANLLVVSRPELDSAQQSNASDWQQQQLSQRQSDITQLLAAEHGRICLKALPELDISASYLRQAIKQGDNIRFLVPDAVLEYLNQHQLYR; encoded by the coding sequence ATGGCGAAATCCGTCAATAACAGAGCTATGTCACAACCGCAAAACCGCTGGGCATTGCTCGGCGGGACTTTTGACCCCATCCACATCGGTCATTTACGCATTGCTGCGCAGCTGCGCGATCTTGGTTTCAGCAAAGTCTTGCTGATCCCGAATCGTATACCGCCGCATCGGCCACAGCCCCAGGCAAGCGGCGAGCAACGCCTGCAGATGGTCAGCCTGGGTTGTGAATCGTTAACCGGCGTTGAACCCTGTGCAATCGAACTGCAACGTGACGATTTAAGCTACAGCGCCGTTACTGTCAGTGCACTGAAGCAGCAACACCCTGAGGTGCAATTCACCTGGGTGATTGGTGACGATGCCTGGCAGGGTTTCGAATTCTGGCATCAACCGCTGGAATTGCTGCAACTGGCTAATTTGCTGGTTGTCAGCCGCCCGGAGCTGGATTCTGCCCAGCAGTCCAATGCCAGTGACTGGCAACAGCAGCAATTGTCGCAGCGCCAAAGCGACATAACGCAACTTCTGGCCGCTGAACATGGCAGAATTTGCCTGAAAGCGCTGCCTGAACTGGATATCTCGGCTTCTTACTTGCGTCAGGCTATCAAGCAAGGCGACAATATCCGCTTTCTGGTGCCGGACGCGGTACTGGAATACTTAAACCAACATCAACTCTATCGATAG
- a CDS encoding SPOR domain-containing protein, with protein sequence MDIIHPPKARTERWVQVGALSDPSAAARLQRTLVEKLQGKWPVTINKPAKNSQRPLHKVRIGPVEEGEDLEQLLLTLKQLKFDQPLLLAQHQL encoded by the coding sequence GTGGATATTATTCATCCCCCCAAAGCCAGAACTGAACGCTGGGTGCAAGTGGGTGCTTTATCCGATCCAAGCGCCGCTGCGCGACTGCAACGAACTCTGGTCGAAAAACTGCAAGGTAAATGGCCGGTTACCATCAACAAACCGGCTAAAAACAGTCAGCGTCCGCTGCATAAAGTGCGGATTGGGCCGGTAGAGGAAGGCGAAGATCTGGAGCAGTTATTATTAACACTAAAGCAGTTAAAATTTGACCAGCCGCTGTTACTTGCACAGCATCAGCTGTAA
- the rlmH gene encoding 23S rRNA (pseudouridine(1915)-N(3))-methyltransferase RlmH has translation MKLRLLAVGTKMPAWVEQGYQEYAKRLPSDCALELVEINPGHRAKNTSKEKAMQQEAEALKKAIRPQDHVVALDVKGKPWRTEQLAENLSNWRMQGGDVALLIGGPDGMTQDVLSLAKQRWSLSNLTLPHPLVRVLMAEQLYRAWSILQGHPYHK, from the coding sequence ATGAAGCTTCGCTTGCTGGCGGTTGGCACCAAAATGCCAGCCTGGGTTGAACAAGGCTATCAGGAATACGCCAAACGACTGCCTAGCGATTGCGCTTTGGAGCTGGTCGAAATCAACCCGGGGCACCGCGCCAAAAACACCAGTAAAGAAAAGGCCATGCAACAGGAGGCGGAAGCGCTGAAAAAAGCCATTCGCCCCCAGGATCACGTGGTTGCACTGGATGTAAAAGGTAAACCCTGGAGGACCGAGCAGCTGGCAGAAAACCTCAGCAACTGGCGTATGCAGGGAGGCGATGTCGCTCTGCTGATTGGCGGCCCGGATGGTATGACGCAGGACGTGTTGTCGTTGGCGAAACAACGCTGGTCGTTATCCAATCTGACTCTTCCCCATCCTCTGGTGCGGGTGCTGATGGCCGAACAACTGTACCGTGCCTGGAGTATTCTCCAGGGGCACCCCTACCACAAGTAA